One region of Marivirga arenosa genomic DNA includes:
- the hslU gene encoding ATP-dependent protease ATPase subunit HslU encodes MNNKLFLTPKEIVSELDKYIIGQNDAKRNVAIALRNRWRRMNTPEDIQGEIVPNNILMIGATGVGKTEIARRLAKIADAPFTKVEASKFTEVGYVGRDVESMVRDLVEQSVNLVKASKKEEVKNKAADIVEDIILDALIPPMKSNSQRPISTTADNQVPDNDYELNQKTRERFREKLRNGELEDRKIDINVKTPANNGMGMIGGGMMDEASMINLQDMLSNMMPKKNKKRKVTIEEARKLLIEEEVSKLIDMDEVKEEAIQKAENTGMIFIDEIDKIAKGSSNSSGGDVSREGVQRDLLPIVEGSAVNTKYGIIHTDHILFLAAGAFHVSKPSDLIPELQGRFPIRVELDSLTKADFLRILKEPKNSLTKQYTALLKAEEVDLTFDDDALEELAEIAFRVNSEVENIGARRLQTVMSKLLNELLFDIPDKIGANAKVVITKQMVGEKLDGLVKDKDLSQYIL; translated from the coding sequence ATGAATAATAAATTATTTTTGACACCAAAAGAGATCGTCTCAGAGCTCGATAAATATATAATCGGACAAAATGATGCAAAGCGTAATGTTGCCATTGCTTTGCGTAATAGATGGAGACGTATGAATACACCTGAGGATATTCAAGGTGAGATTGTACCGAATAATATCTTAATGATTGGAGCTACTGGTGTTGGTAAAACAGAAATTGCCAGAAGATTGGCTAAGATAGCGGATGCTCCTTTCACTAAAGTGGAAGCTTCTAAATTCACTGAAGTAGGTTACGTTGGACGTGACGTTGAAAGTATGGTTCGTGACTTAGTAGAACAATCGGTAAATCTAGTGAAAGCTTCTAAAAAAGAGGAAGTGAAAAATAAGGCTGCTGATATTGTTGAAGATATCATTCTGGATGCCTTGATCCCACCTATGAAGTCTAACAGTCAGCGTCCGATTAGCACAACTGCTGATAATCAAGTACCGGACAATGATTATGAACTGAATCAAAAAACTAGAGAGAGATTCAGAGAAAAATTACGTAATGGAGAATTAGAAGATCGTAAAATTGATATCAATGTAAAAACCCCTGCAAATAATGGAATGGGCATGATTGGTGGTGGCATGATGGATGAAGCATCTATGATCAACTTGCAAGACATGCTTAGTAACATGATGCCTAAGAAGAATAAAAAACGTAAGGTTACGATTGAGGAGGCTAGAAAGCTATTAATTGAGGAAGAAGTTTCCAAATTGATTGATATGGATGAAGTGAAGGAAGAGGCAATTCAAAAGGCAGAGAATACAGGTATGATCTTCATCGATGAAATTGACAAAATTGCCAAAGGAAGCAGTAATTCGAGCGGTGGTGATGTAAGTAGAGAAGGGGTACAAAGAGATTTACTTCCAATTGTAGAAGGAAGTGCTGTCAATACTAAGTATGGTATTATCCATACCGATCATATTTTATTTCTAGCTGCAGGGGCATTTCATGTAAGCAAACCATCTGATTTAATTCCAGAATTACAAGGAAGATTCCCAATCAGAGTGGAATTAGATAGCTTAACGAAAGCTGATTTCCTTAGAATATTAAAAGAACCTAAAAACTCATTAACAAAACAATATACTGCTCTGCTTAAAGCAGAAGAAGTTGATTTAACATTCGATGATGATGCCTTAGAGGAATTAGCTGAAATCGCTTTTAGAGTAAATTCAGAAGTTGAAAATATTGGTGCAAGAAGACTTCAAACTGTAATGAGTAAACTTCTTAATGAATTACTTTTTGACATTCCTGACAAAATCGGTGCAAATGCTAAAGTGGTAATCACTAAACAAATGGTGGGTGAAAAATTAGACGGCTTAGTAAAAGACAAAGATCTAAGTCAATATATACTTTAA
- a CDS encoding SDR family NAD(P)-dependent oxidoreductase, translated as MNKSLFIITGASKGIGNGLANKALESGASVWGISRSHSISDENYKAISIDLSNLDELKNELPNLFNDAKGYDKVVLINNAGTLGDIKHLGSIENDSIPQLFNLNVSAPLLLMNQFMHDLKDHEGEKIIINISSGAGKNAVDGWSGYCASKAALDMASKVAAKEAELDGNGFIIKAIAPGVVDTEMQTQIRNADEKSFSGIDRFKNLKADNALSSEKEVAEKYFYYLENINQYPDVILDVRDV; from the coding sequence ATGAATAAATCACTTTTTATCATAACAGGTGCTAGCAAAGGAATTGGAAATGGTTTAGCCAATAAAGCTTTGGAATCTGGAGCTTCTGTTTGGGGAATTAGTAGAAGTCATTCAATATCTGATGAAAACTATAAAGCTATTTCAATAGACCTTTCCAATTTAGATGAATTGAAAAATGAATTACCCAATCTTTTCAATGATGCGAAGGGATATGACAAGGTAGTTTTAATTAATAACGCTGGAACATTAGGAGACATCAAACATTTAGGAAGTATTGAAAACGATAGCATACCTCAACTTTTCAATTTAAATGTAAGTGCACCTCTCCTACTGATGAATCAGTTTATGCATGATTTAAAAGATCATGAAGGAGAAAAAATAATCATTAATATAAGCTCAGGAGCTGGTAAAAATGCCGTAGATGGTTGGTCAGGATATTGTGCCTCCAAAGCTGCTTTAGATATGGCTTCAAAAGTAGCGGCTAAAGAAGCTGAATTAGATGGAAATGGCTTTATCATTAAAGCTATCGCCCCTGGTGTTGTGGATACAGAAATGCAAACACAGATCCGAAATGCGGATGAAAAGTCCTTCAGCGGAATAGATAGATTTAAAAATCTAAAAGCTGACAATGCTTTAAGTAGCGAGAAAGAAGTAGCTGAAAAATATTTTTATTACCTGGAAAACATAAATCAGTATCCAGATGTAATCTTAGATGTGAGAGATGTATAA
- a CDS encoding UvrD-helicase domain-containing protein, which translates to MRLSKEQSSIIQSNSNIKINAVAGSGKTTTLIAYAESRPKNSRILYLAFNKSVKLEAAKRFKSKKLYNVDVQTAHSLAFKHVVIGKNFEINSNGYKNHEVADILNIQIKSEPLAEMIIANHISKFTAYFCNSSASKVEELNYEDTISDKKALAFVKGNYSYIKKKTREFLAKMNKGEIPITHDFYLKKFQLQNPLLDYDYILFDEGQDASPAMLDVFLKQRVIKVIVGDTHQQIYSWRYAVNSLEMVDFKPYKLSISFRFNEKIAHLAQAIVERKKLLQTTLKFQIKGKGNPSQGQQKAVIARTNLGLLTKAIDYISEKENLADIYFEGNINSYTYADDGTSLYDVLNLYEGKRKFIRDPLIKKMKGLEDLEEYIEKTEDMQLGMMVELVKEYGNEIPKYIKQLKEKHLENEDRDKAHIIFSTVHRCKGMEYDAVQLVNDFLTEEKLRKLVQQKDLPELIKQKLNEEINLLYVAITRTQNKLYIEEDLLPENWTKNGQIILLRRKEEKENTSIKDLKLNSFEEKAFDMGEIRKTHKSAYTPWTDELDRELKFMFEEGLSTKDLANHFGRTKGAIRARIKKLYSFEDS; encoded by the coding sequence ATGAGATTATCCAAAGAACAATCCTCCATCATCCAATCAAATAGCAATATAAAAATCAATGCGGTGGCCGGTTCAGGAAAAACCACTACCCTAATTGCATATGCTGAAAGCAGACCCAAAAATAGTAGAATCCTTTATTTAGCTTTTAATAAATCAGTGAAGCTTGAAGCAGCTAAAAGATTTAAATCAAAAAAGCTTTATAATGTGGATGTACAAACTGCGCATTCATTGGCCTTTAAGCATGTTGTTATTGGTAAAAATTTTGAGATCAATAGTAATGGATATAAAAATCATGAAGTCGCAGATATTCTGAATATTCAAATCAAAAGTGAGCCATTGGCTGAAATGATTATTGCCAATCACATTAGCAAATTCACTGCATACTTTTGCAATAGTAGCGCTTCAAAAGTGGAAGAACTAAATTATGAAGATACAATTTCAGATAAAAAAGCATTAGCTTTTGTGAAAGGAAATTATTCATACATCAAAAAGAAAACTAGAGAGTTCTTAGCTAAAATGAATAAGGGAGAAATACCAATCACCCATGACTTCTACCTTAAGAAATTTCAACTTCAAAACCCTCTGTTGGATTATGATTACATACTCTTTGACGAGGGGCAAGATGCCTCCCCAGCCATGCTTGATGTATTCCTAAAACAAAGGGTAATTAAAGTGATTGTAGGTGACACTCATCAACAAATCTATTCCTGGCGCTATGCTGTTAATTCTTTAGAAATGGTCGATTTTAAGCCTTATAAGCTTTCTATCAGTTTTCGATTTAATGAAAAAATAGCTCATTTGGCACAAGCAATAGTAGAAAGGAAAAAACTCCTGCAAACAACTCTAAAATTTCAAATAAAAGGAAAGGGCAATCCATCACAAGGACAACAAAAAGCGGTAATAGCTCGCACCAACCTAGGACTGTTGACCAAGGCCATCGACTACATATCCGAAAAGGAAAATTTGGCCGACATTTATTTCGAAGGCAATATCAATTCCTACACCTATGCTGATGACGGCACCTCATTATATGATGTATTGAATCTCTATGAGGGTAAAAGGAAATTCATCAGAGATCCTTTAATTAAAAAAATGAAGGGACTAGAGGATTTGGAAGAATATATAGAAAAAACAGAAGATATGCAGTTGGGCATGATGGTGGAATTAGTTAAGGAATATGGAAATGAAATTCCAAAATACATCAAGCAACTGAAGGAAAAACATCTTGAAAATGAAGATCGTGATAAAGCACACATCATTTTCTCCACCGTGCACAGGTGCAAAGGAATGGAATATGACGCTGTTCAGCTAGTCAATGATTTTTTAACGGAAGAGAAATTAAGGAAATTGGTACAACAAAAAGATTTGCCTGAGCTGATCAAACAAAAGCTAAATGAAGAAATCAATTTGCTATATGTTGCGATTACCAGAACCCAAAACAAACTCTATATAGAAGAAGATTTACTCCCTGAAAACTGGACGAAAAATGGCCAAATCATACTACTGAGACGTAAAGAGGAAAAAGAAAATACTTCAATTAAAGATTTGAAATTAAATAGTTTTGAAGAAAAGGCTTTTGATATGGGCGAGATTAGAAAAACGCATAAATCTGCCTACACACCTTGGACTGACGAATTGGATCGGGAATTAAAATTTATGTTTGAAGAAGGATTGAGTACTAAAGATTTGGCAAATCATTTTGGCAGAACCAAAGGGGCTATCAGAGCAAGGATTAAGAAATTATACTCCTTTGAGGATTCATGA
- a CDS encoding OmpA family protein: MKKLVLLFLSIPFLSFSQNEEILYQLVELNDEVNSRYHESAPLVTPDNQRLYFSISNHPENNGGRENSQDIWYSDKKPDGTWGKAVHMDSPFNKRQFNQVLTILDDGNTLFIRGGNRRKEKGFSIVTRDDKGWNNPEELPIEGYEEMSNGRFSGAVISQDRSAIVIYMNERSGKNYSDLYISKRKSDGTYSRPIMIKSLSTYKDEFGPYLTEDDKVMYYASNREGSIGDVDVWRVRRLDDSWLKWSEPENIGPPINTDGFDSYFSVDATGNNAFTTRTYVSADGSNMNIYGLVPKAKITVKGKILDKETQKPLSLYLTAQAEESKPINVEVKSDGKYSFTTYNNKPFSFIAAKIGYEQLDESLDLSDIKQDTVIEKDFILTPVKAKVRLSGFITDSKTLNPVNARVYVLKDNFKDSARTAFQNGGYGMELNGAGKYEIKVLSDDYDNIIEKFSVEVPEGTYEFEVRKDYEMVRTIRPYIVSGVVLDEKTKEPLIAELSFEMEDSIINEISSNADGTFQVKIPSAGDLIIRGKKVNYLNLESELNISDNQDFLEYSTTLEMAPIEVGKTVIIDNIYFNFDKTTLKESSFPELDRLTDLMKQNPGIKIEIIGHTDNKGSDEYNLQLSEGRAQSVMQYLLEQDIAQDRMTAKGLGETQPISSNDTETGRAENRRVEFTITAK, encoded by the coding sequence ATGAAAAAGCTAGTACTACTCTTTTTATCTATACCATTCCTTTCCTTTAGTCAAAATGAGGAGATATTATATCAATTAGTGGAGCTCAATGATGAGGTAAACTCTCGATATCATGAAAGTGCTCCACTAGTAACACCTGATAATCAGCGTCTATATTTCAGTATATCTAATCATCCTGAGAATAATGGCGGACGAGAAAATTCTCAAGACATATGGTATTCAGATAAGAAACCTGATGGGACTTGGGGAAAGGCAGTTCATATGGATTCCCCTTTTAATAAAAGGCAATTCAATCAGGTTCTTACCATTTTAGATGATGGAAATACTTTATTTATAAGAGGTGGGAATCGAAGAAAGGAAAAAGGTTTTTCAATCGTAACTAGAGATGATAAAGGATGGAATAATCCGGAAGAATTACCAATTGAGGGATATGAGGAAATGAGTAATGGCCGTTTTTCGGGTGCTGTAATTAGCCAAGATAGAAGTGCAATTGTTATTTACATGAATGAACGATCAGGGAAAAATTACAGTGACTTATACATAAGTAAAAGAAAAAGTGATGGGACTTATTCAAGACCCATCATGATAAAATCTCTAAGTACTTATAAAGATGAATTTGGCCCCTATTTAACCGAAGATGATAAGGTTATGTATTATGCCAGTAATAGAGAAGGCTCAATTGGAGATGTAGATGTTTGGAGAGTTCGAAGATTAGATGATAGCTGGTTAAAATGGAGCGAACCTGAAAATATTGGACCTCCAATTAATACAGACGGTTTTGATTCTTACTTTTCAGTGGATGCTACTGGAAATAATGCTTTTACCACAAGAACCTATGTAAGTGCCGATGGTAGTAATATGAATATTTATGGATTAGTACCCAAAGCTAAAATAACGGTTAAAGGGAAAATATTAGATAAAGAAACTCAAAAACCATTGTCACTTTATCTTACAGCACAGGCAGAGGAATCTAAACCCATTAATGTAGAAGTGAAATCAGATGGTAAATATTCCTTTACAACATATAATAATAAGCCATTTTCATTTATTGCCGCTAAAATTGGATATGAACAGCTTGATGAATCTTTAGATCTTTCAGATATTAAACAGGATACTGTTATCGAAAAAGATTTTATCCTTACCCCCGTAAAAGCCAAAGTCAGATTAAGCGGTTTTATAACAGATTCAAAGACACTAAATCCTGTAAACGCAAGAGTTTACGTCTTAAAAGATAATTTTAAAGATTCTGCCAGAACTGCCTTTCAAAATGGAGGATATGGTATGGAGCTAAATGGAGCTGGGAAATATGAAATCAAAGTGCTTTCAGACGATTATGATAATATAATTGAAAAATTTAGTGTAGAAGTTCCTGAAGGTACTTATGAATTTGAGGTGAGAAAAGATTATGAGATGGTTCGCACTATTAGACCTTATATAGTTTCAGGTGTAGTGTTAGATGAAAAAACAAAAGAACCGCTAATAGCTGAATTAAGTTTTGAAATGGAGGATTCAATAATAAATGAAATTTCCAGCAATGCCGATGGAACCTTTCAAGTCAAAATCCCAAGCGCGGGAGATTTAATTATAAGAGGTAAAAAGGTCAATTATCTAAACCTGGAAAGCGAACTTAATATTAGCGATAATCAAGATTTCTTAGAATACAGCACAACACTTGAGATGGCTCCTATAGAAGTCGGTAAAACTGTAATCATCGATAATATTTACTTCAATTTTGACAAAACTACATTGAAAGAAAGCTCTTTTCCGGAGTTAGATAGATTAACTGATTTAATGAAACAAAACCCTGGAATAAAAATTGAAATTATTGGTCATACTGACAATAAAGGAAGTGATGAATATAATCTTCAATTAAGTGAGGGAAGAGCTCAATCTGTAATGCAATATTTATTGGAGCAAGATATTGCTCAAGATAGAATGACAGCAAAAGGATTGGGAGAAACACAACCCATAAGCTCTAATGATACTGAAACTGGTAGAGCCGAAAACAGAAGAGTCGAATTTACGATTACAGCAAAATAA
- the dapA gene encoding 4-hydroxy-tetrahydrodipicolinate synthase, whose amino-acid sequence MSERFQEITKKFTGVGPALITPFKEDLTVDREALEKLLIHTAKGADYFVVQGTTGESATTTLQEKQEILAFVKTHNPKNLPIVFGAGGNNTEAVIDLIGQMDLSGVDAILSASPHYNKPSQEGIYQHFVKIADASPVPVILYNVPGRTASNMTAETTLRLAQHENIIGIKEASGDLGQCMEIMANKPEEFLLISGDDLLTNAMITLGAVGVISVLANPFPEVFAEMIQNALKGDFAKSNESLFKLLPINPLMYEESNPIGAKEALKLKGVCDNYVRMPLLPASDNLSNRIKEMIKKYELK is encoded by the coding sequence ATGTCAGAAAGATTTCAGGAAATAACTAAAAAATTCACAGGTGTGGGGCCAGCCTTAATTACCCCATTTAAAGAAGATTTAACGGTAGATCGAGAAGCTTTAGAAAAGCTTTTAATTCATACAGCGAAAGGTGCTGATTATTTTGTAGTTCAGGGTACTACCGGTGAATCTGCAACCACAACATTACAAGAAAAGCAAGAAATTTTAGCATTTGTAAAAACGCATAATCCTAAGAATTTACCAATAGTTTTTGGAGCAGGAGGTAATAATACTGAAGCAGTTATTGACCTAATAGGTCAAATGGATTTGTCAGGTGTTGATGCAATTCTATCTGCTTCTCCTCACTATAATAAACCTTCACAAGAAGGAATATATCAGCATTTTGTAAAGATTGCAGATGCTTCACCCGTTCCAGTTATCTTGTATAATGTACCTGGAAGAACGGCTTCAAATATGACTGCTGAAACTACTCTAAGATTAGCTCAGCATGAAAACATTATTGGAATTAAAGAAGCTTCTGGTGATTTAGGTCAGTGCATGGAAATAATGGCTAATAAGCCTGAAGAGTTTTTACTTATTTCTGGAGATGATCTATTAACCAATGCAATGATTACTCTGGGTGCGGTGGGTGTGATTTCAGTACTAGCCAATCCTTTTCCAGAAGTATTTGCTGAAATGATTCAAAATGCATTGAAAGGTGATTTTGCTAAATCTAATGAAAGCTTATTTAAGCTTTTGCCAATCAATCCTTTAATGTATGAAGAAAGCAACCCCATAGGAGCAAAAGAGGCTTTAAAATTAAAAGGGGTTTGTGACAATTATGTGCGTATGCCATTATTACCCGCATCTGATAATCTATCCAATAGGATAAAAGAGATGATTAAGAAATACGAATTGAAATAA
- a CDS encoding DUF6913 domain-containing protein, which yields MIKHKILSYKIKRGQKKSKFLHQAYPYNKLKKVGVIFSFDDLKKHEAVKKFIKVLENDGIEVKTLAYKPKDTQNFEFYFDFFEDKDIGFFGSIQNPYFQSFLDQKLEYLFCLDDSLNLFMQYLLVHTKSDTRIGAFQPTEDEAAFFELMIKPKSNGDTKVLTEEIIHYVRKISGNN from the coding sequence GTGATTAAACATAAAATTCTTTCATACAAGATAAAAAGAGGTCAAAAGAAAAGTAAATTTTTACACCAAGCTTATCCTTATAATAAGCTTAAGAAAGTAGGTGTTATTTTTTCTTTTGATGATTTGAAAAAGCATGAAGCAGTTAAAAAATTCATTAAGGTATTAGAAAATGATGGTATTGAAGTCAAAACTTTAGCTTATAAACCTAAGGACACCCAGAATTTCGAATTTTATTTTGATTTCTTTGAAGATAAAGACATTGGCTTTTTCGGTAGCATTCAAAACCCTTATTTTCAAAGTTTCTTAGATCAAAAGCTTGAATATCTGTTTTGTTTAGATGATTCCTTAAACTTGTTCATGCAGTATTTGTTAGTACACACTAAATCTGATACCCGAATTGGTGCTTTTCAGCCAACAGAAGATGAAGCCGCTTTTTTTGAATTAATGATTAAGCCAAAATCAAACGGAGATACAAAAGTTTTAACAGAAGAAATAATTCATTATGTCAGAAAGATTTCAGGAAATAACTAA
- the ligA gene encoding NAD-dependent DNA ligase LigA encodes MDKKSAEEKIKELSDKLHYYNYKYYQESVSEISDYEFDMMLNELIKLEEEYPDLKTDDSPSQRVGGDITKNFETVEHKIPMLSLGNTYSKEELDDFDGRVKKGLGHEEYEYFCELKFDGVAISLHYENGKLVRGVTRGDGSKGDDITNNARTIRTIPLKVRGEEYPVYFEARGEVFLPRESFNEINKEREENGEALLANPRNAASGTLKMQDSAVVAKRKLDCYLYSYAGEDLPIESHEEGIKQLEKFGFNVSQTYKKCKNINEVFDFINKWEEKRHTLNVDTDGIVIKINSIAQQEELGFTAKSPRWAIAYKYKAESATTILKEISYQVGRTGAVTPVANLEPVLLAGTTVKRASLHNANEIARLDLRVGDTVHVEKGGEIIPKITGVDLSKRDLGSKEVDYIRTCPECGSELVRAEGEAVHYCPNKKGCPPQIKGSIEHYIQRKAADIDSMGERTIHLLYEKGLVRNIADLYDLTYDQVFQLGGFKDLSTRNLLKGIEASKNIPFENILFGLGIRFVGKTVAEKLAAHFKNIDNLAKANYEQLIEVPEIGERIAQSVVEYFKDTDNIELIERLKNAGLQFEVQEVEVEQKGSALEGKSLVVSGVFEHYGRDEIKEVIKQYGGKVVSAISGKVDILVAGENMGPSKKQKADKLGIQIISEEEFRSLIKEN; translated from the coding sequence ATGGATAAAAAATCAGCTGAAGAGAAAATAAAGGAATTAAGCGATAAGCTTCATTACTATAATTATAAATACTATCAGGAAAGTGTATCTGAAATATCAGATTATGAATTTGATATGATGCTCAATGAGCTAATAAAGCTTGAAGAAGAATATCCAGATTTAAAAACTGATGATTCACCGAGCCAGAGAGTAGGAGGGGATATAACCAAAAATTTTGAAACGGTAGAACATAAAATCCCTATGCTTTCTTTAGGAAATACATATTCTAAGGAAGAACTTGATGATTTTGATGGAAGGGTAAAAAAAGGATTAGGTCATGAAGAGTATGAGTATTTCTGTGAACTTAAATTTGATGGAGTAGCGATAAGTCTACATTATGAAAATGGAAAGTTGGTTCGTGGAGTTACCAGGGGGGATGGATCAAAAGGTGATGATATTACCAATAATGCTCGTACTATTAGAACTATTCCGTTGAAGGTAAGAGGAGAAGAATACCCTGTATATTTTGAAGCTAGAGGAGAGGTTTTTCTACCTAGAGAAAGTTTCAATGAGATCAATAAAGAAAGAGAAGAAAATGGGGAAGCCTTATTAGCAAACCCACGAAATGCGGCATCAGGCACTCTTAAAATGCAAGATTCTGCTGTTGTAGCAAAAAGGAAACTGGATTGCTATCTCTATTCTTATGCAGGTGAAGATTTGCCAATTGAATCACATGAGGAAGGAATAAAACAACTCGAAAAATTTGGCTTTAATGTTTCCCAAACCTATAAAAAGTGCAAAAATATTAATGAAGTTTTCGATTTCATTAATAAATGGGAAGAAAAAAGACATACTCTCAATGTTGATACAGATGGAATTGTAATCAAAATAAATAGCATTGCTCAACAAGAAGAATTGGGCTTTACTGCAAAAAGTCCAAGATGGGCAATTGCTTATAAATACAAAGCAGAGAGTGCTACAACAATTCTTAAAGAAATAAGCTACCAGGTAGGTAGAACTGGAGCTGTAACGCCAGTGGCTAACTTAGAGCCAGTTTTATTAGCTGGTACCACAGTAAAAAGAGCTTCTTTACACAATGCAAACGAAATTGCTCGTCTTGATTTAAGAGTTGGGGATACCGTTCATGTAGAAAAAGGTGGAGAGATTATTCCTAAAATTACTGGGGTTGACCTTAGCAAACGAGATTTAGGAAGCAAAGAAGTAGATTATATCAGAACTTGCCCTGAGTGTGGTTCTGAATTGGTAAGAGCTGAAGGAGAAGCAGTACATTATTGTCCTAATAAAAAAGGCTGTCCCCCTCAAATAAAAGGATCAATCGAGCATTATATTCAAAGAAAAGCTGCTGATATTGATTCAATGGGAGAGCGAACCATCCATTTATTATATGAAAAGGGATTGGTGAGAAACATTGCGGATTTATATGATTTGACTTATGATCAAGTTTTTCAATTAGGGGGCTTTAAAGATTTGAGCACTCGAAACCTTTTGAAAGGTATTGAAGCTTCTAAAAATATTCCTTTTGAGAATATACTATTTGGATTAGGAATAAGGTTTGTTGGTAAAACTGTTGCTGAAAAACTCGCAGCTCATTTCAAAAATATCGACAATTTAGCTAAAGCTAATTATGAGCAATTGATTGAAGTTCCTGAAATAGGTGAGAGAATTGCTCAAAGTGTGGTGGAATATTTTAAAGATACAGATAATATTGAATTGATTGAAAGGCTTAAGAATGCTGGTTTACAATTTGAAGTTCAGGAAGTAGAGGTTGAGCAAAAAGGTAGTGCATTAGAAGGGAAATCTTTAGTGGTATCGGGTGTTTTTGAACATTACGGAAGAGATGAAATAAAAGAAGTCATAAAGCAATATGGTGGGAAGGTAGTTTCGGCTATCTCAGGAAAAGTAGATATATTAGTGGCTGGAGAAAATATGGGGCCTTCTAAGAAGCAAAAAGCGGACAAGTTAGGCATTCAGATTATTTCGGAAGAAGAATTCCGAAGCCTGATCAAAGAAAACTAA